The genomic segment GAATCATGCAAACTAAGCTCGTGTTGATCAAGATTTGGATTTGTTAGTTGGTATGTTCCCCTAGTTCTGGTCTTGGAGGAATCAGTGAAGTCTTTGTCTCTTGGTTTTAGTTGGCGTGTCGCTGCAAAAGGTAGAAGTTTCTCTGTCTAGTTCAGCCATGATCTCTGCTTTTTCTCTTACGTCCTCCAGGGACTGCACTCTTTTACTCCAGCCTGGTTTGGCCTCAGATTTCTCTGCTTCCACGAGCATGTCAACGTACTCAGTTGCTCTTCCAACTTCTCAACCAAAGATTCAAGCTGCTTTCTTTCTCTGATGACCTCCTTTGTCATCGTTAAGCCGTTGGTTTCCATTTTACTCAAATCATCGAAGAATCTCTTCATGCTTTTTGTCCCCATGTCCCAGAACATCTCATCAGAACTTCCACTCATGCTGTCTGCAGCAGATGCTGTGGGGTCTGCGAACAACGATGAATTATTCAATTTGAAGTGAATCGGGAGCCCAGTTTTTGTTTGAGGACACGGGATGCCTGCAGCCTTGATCGCCTGGAGAACAGGTGGACGCTGGTCATCAGCAAACGTCACCAGAACCCTGAGGTTTTCTGCGATGTCTTTGCCAAAGATTGAGAGCCCAGAATCGAACACATATTTCTGAGACGGTGTGAGTCGAGCTAAAGAGGCCtgagcaacaaaacacacagcatcAATTTCACTAACACCACgctgagaagagaagagattcCTCAGCTGGTCTGtgatctctctgtctctctctatgcCTCTGGTGTCTCCAAAGCCTGGAGTGTCAATGATGGTCACTGAGTAATCTATTTTAAAGCCTTCCTGGTGGTTGATTTTGTACACAGTGACTTCATGAATATCATCTTTGATTTATTCATGTGAAGAGAAACTCACCGTTCAGTTTGAGTCTGATCAggacgcacgcacgcacgcacgcgcacgcaactggtttctgtgtcagtttacatgaaatgtgacgCTACGAGCTagctaaagagcgctaacattagcatgctaacacaacaacacaggacacaggtgattgcagctcgagctaAAGGATGACTTTGTGTGCTGCTTGCACTAAACTCCTCAGTGAGCACTccagtggaggggggttggaggtgtgtctctggaggagagcggagacttcagtatggaggaggcgtggcctaacagaagtttgttttggtttcatgctggtgatctactggatcaaaaagtcacacatttaaaacagttgTTCAACAATCACTGAAACCGCTTAATGAGGAACATTTTCActagcaaaaaataaaaacagagacggAAGAGTTGTGTGAAGATGAACGAGTTTATTGTTGTTCAGGAATGTGAAAGAGGAAAGTGAGTCGACATCAGACGCTCACTCACAGATTCAACACGGAGGTCAGACTGACCTTTGGAGCAGCTTTTTAACTCACATATTTGATTACTCTTCGTTTTCTTTTGAGGTGTTGACTAAACTCGACGACCATTTTTGAGGTCACAAAGGATTTCGCTCCTGCTGTGTAGAGGCATTGTGTTTATGAGCAGAGGGTAATGTGTGTGAGACTGCCGTTAAAATCGATGATGATTTTTGGTTTCAGGTGTGGAGAACAAGCGCACATACTTTCTGCATCAGGAAAAACATGCAACACCGACAgcagtaaaacaggaaacagttttAACTACATGACAAGcttttcagctgtttttaaatgtaacaagAGGAGAGACGTCTATGGGACTGATCCCTTTGTGCACTTAATATTCATAGATCCATTTTACCTCAGAAATGATCAGAGTCAAATCAACAACCCAAAAGCATTTTCAATAAAAAGGCCCCAAACACACGGACATCAATTATTCAGGTGATGAGTCgtaaaaataaacaaccaaaacaaacacgagATATGATGCATAAAGACTCTCAACACTGTGGCTGCCAAAAGGTTTACTTATTTAGTGTTGTAGTTGAGACCACAAGAACCAAGACCAAGTCATACCcgggaccagagtgctctgagacaagaccaaaacatttagggatcaagactgagtcaagaccaagacctttagggatcaagactgagtcaagaccaaaacatttagggatcaagactgagtcaagaccaaaacatttagggatcgagactgagtcaagaccaaaacatttagggatcaagactgagtcaagaccaaaacatttagggatcaagactgagtcaagaccaagacctttagggatcaagactgagtcaagaccaaaacatttagggatcgagactgagtcaagaccaacaccaaggcagggcaagactgagtcaagaccaagacctttagggatcaagatcgagtcaagaccaagaccagggtAGGACGAGACtcagtcaagaccaagacctttagggatcaagatcgagtcaagaccaagaccagggtAGGACGAGACTCAGTCAAGACCATGGCAGGGCGAGACTCAGTCAAGACCAGGGCAGGGCGAGACTCAGTCAAGACCATGGCAGGGCGAGACTCAGTCAAGACCATGGCAGGGCGAGACTCAGTCAAGATCAGGGCAGGGCGAGACTCAGTCAAGACCAGGGCAGGGCGAGACTCAGTCAAGACCAGGGTAGGACGAGACTCAGTCAAGACCAGGGCAGGGCGAGACTCAGTCAAGACCATGGCAGGGCGAGACTCAGTCAAGACCAGGGCAGGGCGAGACTCAGTCAAGATCAGGGCAGGGCGAGACTCAGTCAAGACCAGGGCAGGGCGAGACTCAGTCAAGACCAGGGCAGGGCGAGACTCAGTCAAGACCAGGGCAGGGCGAGACCGGTCTTGGTCTACAAGACTACACTTATTTATTTGCTACACGAAGAACACGTCGTTTCATCACGCTGGCTCTAAACGCCGCGCTCTTTGATGCTCATCTCTTTGGCAGCCGCAGTGTCGAGAGTCTTCGTGCAGCACAGCCCGTTGAAGATGAACGTTTGAGGTCGTATTTAACCGAGCGGAGCGCCGTCTCGTGAGGCGTCTTCAGGAGCGGTGGTCACAGAAGCGACAGGAACAGAGACTCAgtactgtacatacacacacatgaacatgttACAGGAAGCATTCAGCCAGGttcactctctgtgttgttttcttatttgacctaaacatcagagcagcctctttaaaaaaaaaaaaaaaaagaaatgtaacagagataaaaagaaacaaacgaCGACAGCTGGTGACTGACTCGTGTTTGACGTCTGCACTTCCAGACCAAACGTAACAAAAGGAATATCTGTAACACAGATTCAAGTTGAGCTGCCACATTAACCCTTTAGCTGCAACAgtacaaataaataagaaaaagaagggGACATTACTTCATGTTGGACACACACCGTTTTTCTTTACAGGCCGACTTCCCATCAAGTCACATGGGACTGAGGCTGACCTGCCAGAAATGCGTCAACATCcgatttattttaacataacaCGGCTCCAAATGACTCGTAGAGAGGAAAAGGTTCAGTAGGTTGATTTAACTTAGAGCGCTGACAAAAGCGGTCATTGCTCCAGGAAgaaaggaaggggggggggagtcgtCCGAACGTCACATTCTTTAGAAGATGTTTTAGTAACCAACAGGCTCAGGCCGTTCCCCTACAGTTAGaccttttattttggtaaacTCATGTTTTTGTTACCTCTGAAGAAGGGGTtaaatctctctctttcagcGCCGCCACACTCCGTTAACGAAAACGGTCATTCAATCTTGCAGAACTCTTTGTTAGAACGCCATTTTTCAAACTTTACCCTTAAAGACAAAAGAGGtgcgggttttttttttttaaattgctccAGTTAATCTCCAACGAGTAGCAGTGAAAAAACGCCGTAAAGACCTGATactgatatcgatattgggtAGGGAAAAGAAATCTGATGCCGATATGTCGACTGATATCTTTCTCAGATCTATGCCCGTatcagcatatccagtgactatcgacATCGGCTAATTATATctcagatatgcgccgatattactcgatttattcaccagttaaacagcatttcatttgagtttcattgtataacactagcagttttctttcaccagcagagggcgctatatggattacaacaagcatcatcactctgcagagtgtggagcggtgatgcacgtacatgctcagttattTTCCAGCAGAGTGACCATCtcgtcttcattataaatcttttcaacAAGAGTTTGTTaactgagggatcaacacaataaatcaatataactctacagatcaaacacagatctaagaaagatatcggctgatgAGATTTTTTCTCTCGCCAATATCGATGTCTATATTGGCCACAAAAATCCCATAGCCCTCTATCACAGCACGACACTGCACAGTGATGATGCTTGATGTAATCTGTATAGCACcccctgctggtgaaagagaactgccagtgtaatacaatgaaactcaaaggAAATGCTGTTTGATTGGTGAATAAATCTCCTAACATCGGCGCATATCGGAGATAAATGAGCCGATACAGATACTTGATATgctgatatcggccgatatttttttaagttgatgAAATACTGACATGCTTTTAACTCTGCAGCAGAAACGCCTCCAACACTTCTGATGCTGTCGAAGTAAACGCCTGAATCAGACTTAAAAACTGAATCAGACGTGAAGGCAAACACGACATCGCAGTGTGTTTCTTGTTTAGACTGTGAGGAGCATTTGTGAGTGAAGAGATGTTACAACGaggatttctgtgtttttgtcggCCGTCTTAAGGCTCAGGAGTTTGTCAGAAATGGGAGGAATTGTCtaactaaaaaactaaaacttttcTTCTTACTACAGCTCAAGCAGCATGATGAACTGGAGCGTCAGCAGCTCGGGGGGTTGGGAGCTTTTCCTCCTTCAGCTACGACGACAGAGAGATGTCGGTAGTGGAACTGATGCTTCTGTTTTTTGCGAGAATACAAACTAAGTCGAGGTGAGCGGAGCGACAACacctaaagaaaacaaacaacacaccacACCTCTGACGCTGAAACGCGCACGCAGCTCACAGACTGAACTGTCCTTCAGTAGCCCAGGTCCAGCTGGATTTTGTGCTCAAAAAGGGCGATTAGCAGCATGATGCAGAAGCCCAGCAGGATGCCGGCGTTCTGCAGCAGGAAGAAGCCGCAGTGGCTGAAGCCGTGGTCCCCGGCGTCGTTGTGCAACATCTCCGGCACCTGGACAGAGAAGAGTGATTTTAACAACTTGAAGAGGAACTTCATCTACCAGCTAGGACTACATGGTATCATCATGACCTTTAGACTAGAATCAAGCTGTAGTCAAGTGAAGAGGGACCCTGCAGGAAATCCTGTCTTTGCAAAACGTTCTcgtctgtgtgtgagaaggtGTCTGCTTCACAGGGCGCAGTGCTGAGCTGTGGCCACCAGGGGTCAGCATCAAACATTGGAACATTTGCTGTTTTCTCTCAGTTGGCAGCAGGTTTTGACAGCTCACTGTTTTTGTGGTTGTGTAAAACTTCAACATGTGACCTGTTTatataaaaagtgtgtgtgcgtgtgtgtgaagagGCCAGCTGGTCGTGAAGGTCGAGCTGAAGCACTGGTGACAGCTCAGACGCAGCTGACGAGAGCACTTTCAGACTCTTTTCAACATCTCGACCCGACGTCGCTTTTAACCCATGAATCGCATGCTTGTCCACGCCATCTCTGCTTTTACAGATTTATAATTTGGCACGTTAATGTAATTCCACCGCAGCCTTTAATTTGTAACACAACGACCATGcagggttttatttttcatatcaaAGTATCAATTAGGGCCGTCAGTGATGTAATGAAGCTCTGAATTAAtacataatgtatttttttatttttttctctcatgttgttttgtcccttcaggctctccgtagatagtggtcctcagtgtctccctgtagtctcagtgatgtaaaagaaggacactgctgcatctttgaatgtctcatttcactttaacaaactctcagacagtaatatccacctgatgacatcacacattgaccttatgacatcacacattgaccacAGTGCAcattgttaccgttcctttgagctgtttgacgtcACTTTGGGATCACTAACCTCTTCCTGTTTCTGGGCTTTTTCAAAATCTCAAAGTTCCTCGAAAAGGACAGCAGACTTCAGATTAGTCACTTCCTGTGAAGTGGCTGCATGTCTGTGACGAGTCAACTGTTTTGTTCGTGGTGCGTTTAAGtgcatgagagaaaaaaacgtCGACTCACCATGTCCACCAGAGCCACGTACATGAAGAGCCCGGCTGTCAGGGCGAATATCCACATGGAGATGTTATCTGCGTAGTGTCCGATCAGGATCCCCGTCACCATCCCCAGGTAGGCCATCATGGCCGACAACACGTTGTAGAGGATGGCCTGACGCACAGTCATACCGGCCTTGAGGAGAACCGCAAAGTCACCTGGGAAACGGAGTGCACATTTCATTCTGTCAtccatcttaaaaaaaataatactgcATGAAGAAACATCTCTATTGTTTGTGCTCTATCAGCACACGATGTGAGCGACCGTCAGTATAACTATATCATCTTGATTCTATTGTTTCCTAGTTGAGTGTTGCGACTCCTCGCTGCTCGCCGTTTTAACCCCGATGCCCCGTTTCCAtttccctctctgctgctctcgTAGACGGACGAGGAAAGAGGAAGCTCTATGAGGCACTGACACTCACTTTAATCACTCACCACATACTCTGTGAGTAATACAGATTCTACTGAAGAGTACGTCATACAAACCCACTAAATAACAACGACCTGACTCAGTATGCTAACGACAAAACACTTTAATAAAGAAGCGTGTCATACTGCCAACTCTTCTGAATCTGCGGCTGAGAGAGGATGAAACCAAACGTCTTACCTAACTCGTGAGGCAGCTCGTGGCAGAAAACAGCCACAGACGTGCTGAGACCGCTGGACAGACCCTCGGTGAAGGCAGCACCTGCACAGCGAGatattcaaacacacaataaacactTCTGAACGACGAGAAGGTGACACGCCAACATGTTAACATGGCTGCGGTTTGTGCTTTGAAGATCCAAACTGTTAGCTACTTTCAGGTCAGTTTTGTTGAATTTTAAAAGACATAAGAAGGAGAACCCTCATTTacatgatggccactttacagAATAAGACGCCGCTTCCATCTggcgtttttttctgagcgtcttttttcaacccACCGATAGCCAGCCCATCGCTGAAGTTGTGCAGTCCATCTCCCATGATCACCATCCAGGCGAGCGTTGCCACGCCGGCCTCCTGGAAGTGCTGCTCCGAGTAGGAGTGGGAGTGGCTGTGCGGGTGGTGGTTCTGGGAGTGGTGGTGGTGCAGGATGTGGTGGTAGtcgtggtggtggtggtgcatGCTGTCCGCCTGGCCAACCGTGTCGTGAAAGTGCGAGTGACATTTGTTCTCACAGTCCTCGGCGGTGTAGGCGGCGGCACCAGATGGCAACACGGACACCTGCGGCGCCAGCATCACCTGCTCCTCCTCGGCCACGCTGCTTCCATGCAGGTTGTTTGAGTGGTCGCCGAACAAACCTGCGCCATTCGTCTCCACATCTGGAGAAAGACGATAACATTCAAATCACCATCTGTTATCCTCTAAATGCTACAGTTCTTTTTCTGTTGAGCAGTTAGTTTGTGGTGTCCCTCAAGGCTCTGTTCTTAGCCCCTTATTGTTTTCTCTAAATTGGGTGTCTTTGACCAGATTATTCAATATCAtagtgtgtttctctctttttatgcagatgacactctCTTATATATGCCAGACATCCTGAAGTTATACAAAGATCCTGAGAGtcagagaaaaatacattttacccAAAAATCTAGGAGCTCATTTTATGCTAACCTTAACAATTAGccctacatttaaaaaaaaggctgcaagACTCATGGATTTTATTTGATGCTTGCTTCTGTTTGGAAAGATAAGGACAAAAATACGGTTGTTTCTTCGAGGTCAACCCAATTACAGATATAGGGTTGTTAaattacttttactttattgAGACCAAAAGGAAACctctgatgttgaaaaatgaagcaaatactaaattaataaaaactgTAGTTCCTTGAGTGCCAACTGGAGGCTGGCTCCGAAAACCAAAGAATCCCCATTAGGTCGATAAAGTAGAAACTGTAGAGGGTTGTAATATTCTTGTAATTGatctgttttgattgttttaagGATTAAAATCATGGAAAACAAATGCATGGTTAGGGGCGTGGCTACATATGACTGACAAACGGGCAGATTATAGCTGTTTGTCAGGTGGCTTTGCTTCACCTCTCTACCTCTTGCTAGATTGATCCGAAGTAAGGTAGAGACAGAATTACCAATTTTTGTCCACCGCCAACATCGGGCTTCAAAACGTCTCTTTGGACACCAACGGGAGAAGTCACGAGACATTCTAAcagagatttttcttttttaaattgtgattttaaaaacgaAGGATTTCAGACTTTCTGTGAAAAGTTTTTCTTCCACCTCAGAGATGAAGTGAaatttcattcttttttgtttctgtatctCATTCCACCTTCAGCTGGTTTCAGGTCGTTCTCCTCCAGAGCAGGCTGCTTCTCCGGATCTGCTTTGTCGTTCTGATCCCACTTCTTTTGGACCTGTTTGGAGAGTTATCAAAATATAATAACCGTAAAATCCAATTTATGAGACAAacttttgaaaccttttttttttttcacatcttaaaTTTTGTCTGAGTCCTATATCCAGTATAAAATGCGGACACGCCGTCATGATAGTAAGTGCGGCAGCTGCCACCATCACCACACTGCACGCGACCAGACTCGATTGAAAATAAGCCCCAGTTCATTTTGTATTGCAATGTGTGCTGGGCTCCTTAATGAGGTCATAATGTGCATTTAGCAAACTGTGGTTTACTGTTCAGTATGTGTATAGCTGCTTTGATTGAAAAGACTCCTCAGCTGAAGACAACAACCCTCTGAGAGAACCCCAAAAACAGACTGGGGCTTAAATACTGGTACACTTATATTCCAGAttttaaaaaccaaacacagaaggaACAAAGTCTGAccttttgtttcttgtctttatACATCTTTGCCAGCGTCAGGAAGTGTTCGATCAGAAACATGATGTAGACTCCGCTCAGAGCTGTCAGACCCTTCCACACAGGGTCCAggttctcctcctgctcctggtGCGCTTGATGTCCCTCCGAGAAATTCATCCCAGGATTCtcgtggtggtgatggtgggcGAAGGAAAGAGACTGACGGGATGAAGCGACAAACACTTCATGAATCTCTACCGTTATCAAAGTTTAAACTAAATCACAGACAGACACGACCTGGCCTCTGGACCGACAACAAATCTACTTGGGTCAGACTTGAGGTGATTTTGGTTGGTTCAAACCTGTGGACTACAAAATTAGGGGACTTAACACTTGAACTGCCTGGTCCATTTGATACAACCTCTGGTGGGATAGTTTGTTTGGGTTGGGGAGGTGTGAATGCTCAAAGGAACTCTGgtcaaacatgcagaggctttttaggtcgggtacaatcacttctatctgaaccacttctcttgaccgcttccatcgctgcaacacctgttgacctgataactgctctcatatctgacaaaccgaggggtgtccaaaacggccgtgtggggggggggtgtcttaaagccgcctaccttctctggtccaaacaaatccagatcattcaggagcagaatctaaagttagaaggaggacatactggctgctgcattgttgcacttcaacatagcatgtttccttaatgtctgatcagatagtactATAGGTCACTTAAGTTGTTACTACATCTCTGGTCAGACAACCTGGGGCAAAGAAAAGAATCaagttgtttttctgaattGGAAAGTGTAGACAGGAAACAGgacagagacatttaaaaaggcTCAAAATTATTTATGTCTTCCTTTTGCAAAACACGATTAAAGGGATCATGCTGCAAGATGTTTAATAAAATTCCCGTGATAAATAACCAGAGTTGTAAAAAATAACTGGATGTTCATCGTCTGGCTGACTCACGTGGGGGATGAGATGAAGGAAGGCGTCTCCGCTGAGCGTGCCGACAGCCAGCGCCACCAGGAAGCTGAGGAGGAACTTGAAGAAAACTCTGTTCATGAGCGGGATGAGCACGACGCCGAGCAGCGACAGCAGgctgatgatggtgatggagaTGAAGCCTCCGACCCACGCttgaataaacacaacaaccGGATCAAACACCTCATCTACCGGAGAATTCTGCAGAAACTTCACCTCCATGTTCACTTTTTAATCCTCTGACTGATATGTCATGAATTCTTGATCTCacctgtcatgatgcttttgctGCTTTCTCCACCGGAGCGCTCGCTGAAGTCGTGGTCCAAGTTGTCGTGGTCGTGGTGACCGTGAGCATGCTTATGATCTAGAGATCGGAGAGAGATTAAATTCATCCAGTTGAGTCATGAGtaaaaacatctgtaacaccCCTGGTCTTAAAGGGATGCTTCACCATGAAACATGagtctgtattgacattgggttatatatgtagaaatgtgaaatacattttgaagttggagccttcttgaccgagaaaaggcagaaagtgtctttttggctcgtgtggatgaaagacaccaaatcccagaatgcacagcaccgcaggccactcccactaaggtcctgtATTTCAGAAtccctctctctgatttctgactctatccgctgtcctgtctgaattgaattaataaatgaaaacaatctcGGTCCCTCGCTCGTTCTTACCTCTCTCCCCGTGTTGTGCGGCATCTCCGTCCAGGATGCACGCGTCGCTGTCAATCTGGTTGAGGAGGGCTGGGCAGAGGATGCTGAAGTCGCTGAGGGTCATGCTCCCCTCCACAGACATCCCATGTGAGGAGAGGATGCTGGAGGCGTTCAGACactagaaataaaaaaaaacacaaatgaagtGAAAACGACGGCACTCGTTGAGGAaaaacggtaaaaaaaaaaaacccacacattGAAAACCAGAGAGTCTCTCTCAGGGCGCACGCACACTGGTAACAGATCGCCtcgtgtgagtgcgcccttaagcagagaaaaagaatcTCAGAAAACATGCTCCAGACGCCTcgttttaatctttaaagtttCTTCTCAGCGGTGACTCACTTCCTAAAGCCTAAAGTATAActcttgttttattatttacataaAGGTTATCATGATACTACAACTTCAAACTCTTCTTTACCCACAccagtcaaaaaacaaaactactaTACTGATATTTCTTTCATTACCACGGCAACAAGGAGTGACCTCCTGGGCGCCTGAGCTGCATATATAAACAAGATCCagctccttccctgcatgtgtgtgcacagcCTCGAGCCCGGTCTTTATTTCTAAACAACCGATGAAAGTTTTCTCCGTGTGACACTCGTCTGTTCTCTTCCTGAACGGCGCCGCGCTCCgtctccgtttcaaatacgctgcaagTCTTATTTTGACGGCGCACGCCTCAAGCCGGACGGAAGAGCTAggcctggacaggaagtcagacaagggaggctctcaatcaaaacaataactaaAGATGACaccgaggctggcggggaatcatgggagtgattctcccccccccccccgatgaaAACGTTACCAAGGTGACTGTAGTCATGATGAGCTAAGgtatcacagcagctcatacagctTCAGTACGGCAGTTTCCACGGCAACAAGAAAGGACAACATGGTGTCACAACATCTGATATTCAACATATTCAAACGATGTCCAGCTGATGTCCTACCTCCACTCGGTCCTCGCTCCGGTTGCCGGGAAGCCCTCGGTGTACACGCTCGTGCTCGTGGTTCAGGTGGCCCCCCTCGCTGACTGCGGCTGACTCTGTCCGGTTTGCAGAGAGCAGTCCAGCAGCGGTCTGCGTGGCCGTCTGTCCCCTTTGTCTTTTATTACCGTCTGCTCTCGCCACCAGCTGGGCGCTGTACGGCGCCGTGGAGCCGCCCTCCTGCGCCGCTGGCTTCCTGTCACTCGCATCGTGACTGTCATTATGCGGACGGTGGTTATGGTGGCCGTTGTGGTGattgtgatgatggtggtgattgtgatgatgatggccTGCTTGCTCGTGGTGCTGCACCCTCACCGCCCTGATGCGATTCAAACCCACGTTCTGTAAGAGGCGCTTCAGACCGGCCAGAGAGATGGTGCCGTTCTCTCCGTACCTGTTCGGTTTAATAAAACGCCACAGTTACACGTCAAACACATTCAGGTGTAAAGTATGAAACGTTTGTCGGCCTTAGTTTTTAATCAAACGTTAACTTCAGCAGCTCACCTGTTGAACAAAGCCTCCAGGTGTTGTCTCTGACTCTGCTCCGCCCTCTGGGAGTCCACCACAGCCGGCAGTAAACGCACCGCGCTGAGCGTCTCCGTTGTGGGCGGGCTGCATTCCAAACCCACCGACCCGTCGCCACCGGACCAAGTCAAGACTAGGAGGAGCATCACGGCCATGACGGCTCGACTCCTCTCCTCAACCATCGTCTCTGCCggggaaacaaacacacaacgttcaggaccagagaaggtaggcacttttaagaccccccccccccacacggccgttt from the Labrus bergylta chromosome 4, fLabBer1.1, whole genome shotgun sequence genome contains:
- the slc39a6 gene encoding zinc transporter ZIP6 codes for the protein MVEERSRAVMAVMLLLVLTWSGGDGSVGLECSPPTTETLSAVRLLPAVVDSQRAEQSQRQHLEALFNRYGENGTISLAGLKRLLQNVGLNRIRAVRVQHHEQAGHHHHNHHHHHNHHNGHHNHRPHNDSHDASDRKPAAQEGGSTAPYSAQLVARADGNKRQRGQTATQTAAGLLSANRTESAAVSEGGHLNHEHERVHRGLPGNRSEDRVECLNASSILSSHGMSVEGSMTLSDFSILCPALLNQIDSDACILDGDAAQHGERDHKHAHGHHDHDNLDHDFSERSGGESSKSIMTAWVGGFISITIISLLSLLGVVLIPLMNRVFFKFLLSFLVALAVGTLSGDAFLHLIPHSLSFAHHHHHENPGMNFSEGHQAHQEQEENLDPVWKGLTALSGVYIMFLIEHFLTLAKMYKDKKQKVQKKWDQNDKADPEKQPALEENDLKPAEDVETNGAGLFGDHSNNLHGSSVAEEEQVMLAPQVSVLPSGAAAYTAEDCENKCHSHFHDTVGQADSMHHHHHDYHHILHHHHSQNHHPHSHSHSYSEQHFQEAGVATLAWMVIMGDGLHNFSDGLAIGAAFTEGLSSGLSTSVAVFCHELPHELGDFAVLLKAGMTVRQAILYNVLSAMMAYLGMVTGILIGHYADNISMWIFALTAGLFMYVALVDMVPEMLHNDAGDHGFSHCGFFLLQNAGILLGFCIMLLIALFEHKIQLDLGY